In the genome of Colletes latitarsis isolate SP2378_abdomen chromosome 9, iyColLati1, whole genome shotgun sequence, one region contains:
- the Cora gene encoding erythrocyte membrane protein band 4.1 like coracle isoform X3 has protein sequence MPEEQKSAGGPPEVTAENGTGTNSPTKSPVSKGKMAVAKITLLDGTVKDFHIDRKAKGQDLLDMICQSMNLLEKDYFGLIYEDRHDPRNWLDLDKRITKFVKNEPWKFNFEVKFYPPDPAQLQEDITRYQLCLQIRNDIITGRLPCSFVTHALLGSYLVQSEVGDYDPDEHGRTYLKDFKFAPNQTPELVEKVMDLHKTHKGQTPAEAELHYLENAKKLAMYGVDLHPAKDSEGVDIMLGVCSSGLLVYRDRLRINRFAWPKILKISYKRHNFYIKIRPGEFEQFESTIGFKLANHRAAKKLWKVCVEHHTFFRLMSPEPVKKVGLIPHLGSRFRYSGRTHYETKKTPIDRQPPQFERSLSGRRPTSRSMDALGGPKQVESYGSEPSKRHTMSYEPEMIPDMEHIDQRPSPIKKQKEKLTRKTSAGTTSASSTSSLEGEYDADRGKKKPVGGIAVLPPGGLSKKKKDKQNENEKENHNDLNNSDLINESAILDNNDIKSPSKKELKKKDKETPEKRDKDKKEKLKSPVGGFLFGKKEKDAKQKKQKKNKELEESLDKSDTESNLSTLEKQVKPLTETSNIEKTRTTPESPQLPSYTKPYDYEETETSPTKKPFTPHGFSYEDRPASPGVQNQQSPTAASRKATGLAFNYAPGEEKKVAESAEKRKTKETDTSKPLPGLKTPGLNYVESAGLKEQQKATCPPESDKSASAAFIAAEQQQEGADQLPVTESIPEYHILPLPDGTKVIAGVIYTKDGKPLDQHNLGPEGSKIVNGKICTKDGNPIKKADFGPHGIYINSGLITTKDGKPVNQKSLGVERNFVKDGIVHDYNGQIIDQHLLGPEHTQVKEGKVVMKNGKPVQYSQLGIDGTYIKDGLIFTPNSKPLTQGSYGVNENYIVTGIVLDKNGKPLNQIAVVPNETYIYDGLIYGESGNALDNGILGHEGHYITDGKVYSKDGKPVKHESFSSDGSVIKDGVIYSKDGKFLSQGSLLPCGAHLKDGKIVGKDGKAIKHAFYKPDGSFIKDGILYGKDGRPLSQIPLIASGSFIKEGIVHGNDGKPLSQNLFKPDEIIIKDGVIYDVNGVTLSDAYLGPDGLLIKNGIIMGKDGKPIKQESFASNGSYIKKGVIYSKSGKPLNQDSLIPEGASIKDGKLYTKDGKILKFSFFKPDGSYIKDGLVYGMDRKPLNLCSALSEDSLIANGVIFDCNGVPLTKDIFGSDGSYVAGGIIYGKDGRIISDGVFGPDGNIIKNGSIIGRDGKPLTQDDKGPDSLAVKDGKVVDSQGKPKNLASLVPEGCYIRDGVVYDKNQCPLKQGAFKPDGSYIRDGLIYGWGGQLLNAGTALPSGSYIDEGRIYGKDKQPLNHSSFGTDGGYILNGYIYGKDKKPLRRGMFGNDGCYVKNGLIHEPNGKPLNRKQTVITVTLVRYGLVCGSDGKPLKSGDFDTNGSIIKDGRIYDHTGQPLNYASYKNDGSFIKDGLIYGNNGKPMSQGNLPSETSYIRNGKIYDTNGQLLTQEAFGPEGLKVVQGVVVDKTGQILKQGNFDAEGNIVKEGIICTPTGKPLDKYFTVITISLVRKGLLCDKDGKPVRQAPFANDGSYVKDGKIHDKFGKLMNQEIFGEDGAFVKDGMIFANTGQPLDSDTILKEIEDTTKPVSSKAKKSAASSTAPTIVKTTTKQSVVKDQEGVTQNIEEKIEDLTPGGTGQVTVSTQINKAEAPDDGRAPYMTATAVTTRTATMHEDLEKNQKTSQVEEKTVAHTTATSATRQEQRVVTQEVRTTSHVLSGEQGDPAGVTATESLVYKGEPENNVTTTTVPLVATETRKVAVESEDGLYSATGEIVSSQTISSKTRTVETITYKTERDGVVETRVEQKITIQSDGDPIDHDRALAEAIQEATAMNPDMTVEKIEIQQQTAQ, from the exons ATGCCGGAAGAACAGAAGTCTGCTGGTGGTCCACCGGAAGTAACAGCAGAAAATGGGACCGGAACGAATTCCCCTACGAAAAGTCCAGTTAGCAAAGGCAAGATGGCTGTTGCGAAGATCACCCTGCTCGATGGGACCGTCAAAGACTTCCACATCGAC AGGAAGGCGAAAGGCCAAGACCTGCTCGACATGATTTGCCAGAGCATGAATCTGCTGGAAAAAGATTACTTCGGCCTTATTTACGAAGACAGACACGACCCACGAAACTGGTTAGACCTTGATAAAAGGATTACGAAATTTGTAAAAA ACGAACCGTGGAAATTTAATTTCGAGGTGAAGTTTTATCCTCCAGACCCAGCACAATTACAAGAAGACATAACACGATATCAATTGTGCCTTCAGATAAGAAACGACATTATCACGGGACGATTGCCGTGTTCATTTGTGACTCATGCTCTTCTAGGTTCGTACTTAGTACAATCAGAAGTTGGGGATTACGATCCCGATGAGCATGGCCGTACATACTTGAAAGATTTCAAGTTCGCCCCGAATCAGACACCAGAGTTGGTAGAGAAAGTAATGGACCTGCATAAAACGCATAA GGGCCAAACACCTGCCGAGGCTGAGCTCCATTATCTCGAGAACGCGAAGAAGTTAGCAATGTATGGAGTTGATCTCCACCCTGCTAAAGATTCCGAAGGCGTTGATATAATGTTAGGTGTATGTTCGTCGGGCCTTCTTGTCTACAGGGATCGATTACGAATCAATAGGTTCGCTTGGCCAAAGATTTTAAAAATCTCTTACAAGAGgcacaatttttatataaaaatcagGCCTGGCGAATTCGAACAATTTGAATCCACGATTGGTTTCAAATTGGCAAATCACAGGGCGGCAAAAAAATTATGGAAAGTTTGCGTGGAACATCATACTTTCTTCAG GCTCATGAGTCCAGAGCCTGTGAAGAAAGTAGGTTTGATACCACATTTGGGTTCTCGCTTCCGATACTCAGGAAGAACTCATTACGAGACGAAAAAGACTCCTATCGACAGACAGCCTCCACAGTTCGAAAGATCTTTAAGCGGACGTCGCCCTACATCTCGCAGCATGGATG CATTAGGTGGGCCTAAACAGGTTGAAAGTTATGGTTCAGAACCAAGCAAGAGACATACAATGAGTTATGAACCTGAAATGATTCCCGATATGGAGCATATAGATCAACGACCTAGTccaattaaaaaacaaaaggaAAAG CTCACACGCAAAACAAGTGCTGGAACAACATCAGCTAGCAGTACCAGTAGCCTGGAAGGAGAATATGATGCAGATCGTGGCAAAAAG AAACCGGTCGGAGGAATTGCTGTCCTACCGCCCGGTGGTCTATCTAAGAAGAAAAAGGATAagcaaaatgaaaatgaaaaggaaaatcaTAATGATCTCAACAATTCTGATTTGATAAATGAAAGTGCTATCCTTGACAACAACGACATAAAGTCGCCCAGTAAAAAAgaattgaaaaagaaagataaggAAACGCCAGAAAAACGTGATAAAGATAAGAAAGAAAAACTAAAG AGTCCTGTTGGTGGGTTTCTATTTGGCAAAAAGGAAAAGGATGCAAAGCAAAAGAAGCAGAAAAAGAACAAAGAACTGGAAGAATCGTTGGATAAAAGTGATACGGAATCGAATCTTTCTACATTAGAAAAACAAGTAAAACCTTTGACCGAAACATCAAATATCGAAAAAACGAGAACCACTCCAGAGTCCCCGCAGCTCCCCAGCTACACAAAACCTTACGATTATGAAGAAACAGAAACGTCTCCGACAAAGAAACCTTTTACACCGCACGGATTTTCTTACGAGGACAGACCAGCATCACCTGGAGTTCAAAATCAACAATCACCAACTGCCGCAAGTCGTAAAGCTACAGGCTTAGCTTTTAATTACGCCCCGGGCGAAGAGAAAAAAGTAGCAGAATCAGCAGAAAAAAGGAAAACCAAAGAAACAGATACTAGTAAGCCCTTACCAGGATTAAAGACCCCGGGCCTTAATTACGTGGAATCTGCAGGATTAAAAGAACAGCAAAAAGCTACATGTCCACCAGAAAGTGATAAAAGTGCATCGGCAGCTTTTATCGCCGCTGAGCAACAACAAGAGGGTGCTGATCAACTACCAGTTACAGAGTCCATCCCAGAATACCATATTTTGCCACTTCCAGATGGTACTAAAGTTATTGCAGGTGTTATTTATACCAAAGATGGGAAACCTTTAGATCAACATAATCTTGGCCCTGAAGGTAGTAAAATAGTAAATGGGAAAATTTGTACAAAGGAtggaaatccaataaagaaagctGACTTCGGACCCCATGGAATTTATATTAACAGTGGTCTAATTACAACTAAAGATGGTAAACCCGTGAACCAAAAGTCTTTGGGCGTTGAAAGAAATTTCGTTAAGGATGGTATTGTGCATGATTATAATGGACAAATAATTGACCAGCATTTATTAGGACCGGAACACACGCAGGTGAAAGAAGGTAAAGTTGTGATGAAAAATGGAAAGCCAGTACAATACAGTCAGTTGGGCATAGACGGGACATACATAAAAGATGGTCTTATATTTACACCGAATTCTAAACCACTTACTCAAGGCTCATACGGtgtaaatgaaaattatatcGTTACGGGAATAGTACTTGATAAAAATGGGAAACCTCTAAATCAGATTGCAGTTGTACCTAATGAAACTTACATTTACGATGGTTTAATTTATGGAGAATCAGGAAATGCCCTTGATAATGGTATTTTGGGTCACGAAGGTCACTATATAACAGATGGAAAAGTTTATTCAAAAGATGGTAAACCTGTAAAGCACGAATCCTTTAGTTCAGATGGATCTGTCATAAAAGATGGTGTAATTTATTCAAAGGATGGAAAGTTTTTGAGTCAAGGATCTTTGCTTCCTTGTGGTGCTCATTTGAAAGATGGGAAAATTGTTGGTAAAGATGGAAAAGCGATTAAACATGCATTTTATAAACCTGATGGCAGTTTTATAAAAGATGGTATTTTATATGGCAAAGATGGTAGACCTTTAAGTCAGATTCCTCTAATAGCTAGTGGAAGCTTTATCAAAGAAGGCATTGTACATGGTAATGATGGCAAACCATTATCACAGAATCTTTTCAAACCTGATGAAATCATAATTAAAGATGGCGTAATTTACGATGTGAATGGCGTAACGCTATCAGATGCTTATCTTGGGCCAGATGGCCTTTTGATAAAAAATGGAATTATAATGGGAAAAGATGGTAAACCGATTAAACAAGAGTCTTTTGCCTCGAATGGAAGTTATATAAAAAAAGGTGTTATTTACTCAAAAAGCGGTAAACCCCTTAATCAAGATTCATTGATACCTGAAGGTGCATCTATCAAAGATGGTAAATTGTATACTAAAGATGGAAAGATCTTGAAGTTTTCATTTTTCAAACCAGATGGAAGTTACATTAAGGATGGTCTCGTATACGGTATGGATCGTAAACCTTTAAATCTGTGTTCGGCCCTTTCGGAAGATAGTCTCATTGCAAATGGAGTAATCTTTGATTGCAATGGCGTGCCTTTGACTAAAGATATCTTTGGATCTGATGGTTCATATGTTGCCGGTGGCATAATTTATGGGAAAGATGGCAGAATAATTTCAGATGGTGTTTTTGGACCAGATGGTAATATTATTAAGAATGGATCGATCATTGGCAGAGATGGAAAACCATTAACTCAAGATGACAAAGGACCAGACAGTTTAGCAGTAAAAGATGGAAAAGTTGTTGATAGCCAAGGAAAGCCTAAGAATTTAGCATCCCTTGTCCCAGAAGGATGTTATATTCGAGATGGCGTAGTTTATGACAAAAATCAGTGTCCTCTAAAGCAAGGAGCTTTTAAACCTGATGGTAGTTACATCAGAGATGGTCTCATATATGGATGGGGTGGACAGTTGTTAAATGCTGGTACTGCACTACCTAGTGGAAGCTATATCGATGAAGGTAGAATTTATGGAAAAGACAAGCAACCCTTGAATCACAGTTCGTTTGGCACCGATGGAGGATACATTCTTAATGGTTACATTTACGGCAAAGATAAAAAGCCACTTAGACGTGGAATGTTTGGTAATGATGGATGTTACGTAAAGAATGGTTTAATACATGAACCAAACGGAAAACCACTGAATCGAAAACAAACAGTAATTACTGTTACGCTTGTTCGTTACGGTTTAGTATGTGGCAGTGATGGTAAACCATTGAAATCTGGTGATTTTGATACAAACGGCAGTATTATTAAAGATGGAAGAATTTATGATCATACTGGTCAACCTTTAAATTATGCTTCTTATAAAAATGACGGAAGCTTTATTAAAGATGGCCTCATTTACGGAAACAATGGAAAACCAATGTCTCAAGGTAATCTACCATCAGAAACTAGTTACATTAGAAATGGAAAGATTTATGATACGAATGGACAACTGCTTACACAAGAAGCATTTGGTCCTGAAGGTTTGAAAGTGGTACAAGGAGTTGTTGTGGAtaaaactggtcaaattttgaaACAAGGAAATTTCGATGCAGAAGGCAACATTGTTAAAGAAGGCATTATTTGTACACCCACAGGCAAacctcttgacaaatatttcacTGTAATTACTATTAGTTTAGTTCGTAAGGGTTTGCTGTGTGATAAAGATGGAAAACCAGTCAGGCAAGCACCATTTGCAAATGATGGAAGTTATGTTAAAGATGGCAAGATTCACGACAAATTTGGTAAACTAATGAACCAAGAGATCTTTGGAGAGGATGGAGCATTTGTGAAAGATGGCATGATCTTTGCTAACACTGGACAACCTTTAGACAGTGATACTATTTTGAAGGAAATAGAAGACACAACGAAACCTGTCTCTTCAAAAGCGAAAAAGTCTGCAGCTTCGAGCACTGCTCCAACAATAGTGAAAACAACAACTAAGCAATCGGTAGTAAAAGATCAAGAAGGCGTGACGCAAAATATCGAAGAAAAAATTGAGGATCTTACACCTGGAGGCACAGGCCAAGTAACGGTTTCCACGCAAATTAACAAG GCAGAGGCACCGGATGATGGTAGGGCTCCATACATGACAGCAACTGCTGTTACTACACGCACTGCTACAATGCATGAAGACCTTGAAAAGAATCAAAAAACCAGTCAG gTAGAGGAAAAGACTGTAGCGCATACAACTGCAACCAGTGCAACAAGGCAGGAACAGAGAGTAGTAACACAAGAAGTCCGAACAACGAGTCATGTACTTTCTGGTGAACAG ggTGATCCAGCTGGTGTTACGGCAACTGAATCACTTGTTTACAAAGGGGAACCTGAGAATAATGTAACAACTACGACAGTTCCATTAGTTGCGACCGAAACTAGGAAAGTAGCTGTCGAGAGTGAAGATGGTTTGTACAGTGCAACTGGAGAAATAGTTAGTTCTCAGACAATATCCAGTAAAACTCGTACTGTTGAAACAATAACG tACAAAACTGAGCGAGATGGAGTTGTAGAAACTCGCGTAGAACAAAAAATAACGATACAATCGGACGGTGATCCAATCGATCACGATCGAGCTTTGGCAGAAGCGATTCAAGAAGCCACTGCAATGAATCCCGATATGACCGTAGAAAAAATTGAAATCCAACAGCAAACGGCACAGTAA